A region of the Clupea harengus chromosome 7, Ch_v2.0.2, whole genome shotgun sequence genome:
GGAGCTCTTCCTGGTCCAGGGAGAGTATGACCTCATCACTCTGGGCTGGATTCATGTGAGTATatggctggtggtggtggtgtgtacGCATGCCAAATGatacacatttgaaaaaaaaataaaaagctcCTGTTTTGCACGATGTTGATGTAGATTCTTCCTTTTTGATGCGAATCTAGTTCCTTGTTTCTAAATTGGTTCTTCAGTTCTAGAACCATCACAACACTTCCAACACCCTAAAAATATATCTATGGATATGACTACTCTATTATTAAGTATATCACTGAAGAGCAAACACGATTGCATTTGAGATTGAAGTGTGCTTTGCATGCAATTCTGAATTTCATGTTTCGTAGACGCACCCTACACAGACGGCGTTCCTATCCAGCGttgaccttcacacacactgctcctacCAACTAATGCTGCCAGAGGCCATCGCTATCGTGTGCTCCCCAAAGTTCAACGAGTGAGTCCCAACACAGGACCTGGGCATTCATgtacaatagaaacatttcCAAAACAATTTAAGCCATTTTGGTTGGAAACAATAAAACCTCCATATTCCCTTTGATCGTGACACTGCCTGACTTGATTTTCTGGCAGGACGGGATACTTCAGTCTGACAGACTATGGAATGGAGGAGATCTCTACCTGTAAACAAAAGGGCTTCCATCCACACTCCAAACATCCTCCTCTCTTTGCTGTGAGTGTCACTACCTCTTCAAAATATGATCCCGCCCAATATAACCCCATGAATTCCAGTGTTAAATACATTGTAGTCTAAATTAGTTTATTGGACATTAAATTGATGCAAGGATGTGCACTGCGTTGAATTTTTAAAAAGTACATTCTTCCATCTTTATCTTTGCCATGACAGGAGGGAAGCCATATCGTTATCACAGATGCCACAGTCACAATGCTGGACCTACGATGAAGTGTGATCACATACAAGAGATGGTGCAATGAAGTGGATATCAATCCCTCTTTAACTTTATATTCTCTTACTTTCGGTGGCAACTAGCACTCCAAGAACCTGGATGGGGAGATGATTTAAGCCAAAACCAGAGAGCTTTGGAGTGTAATTAGGGAAAGGACTTCTATGGGCATATCAGCCAGTCAGTCTGATACACAAGTGTAAGAAAGTGAATAAAAATCCTTTAAAATGTTGTCTACTGGGAGCTCAGGGATGGACACTTAACCTCAGAATACTCGTTCTCTCATTAGGATTGTATCACTGTATAGTTCCGTTACTGACCCTCCTGTCTTTTACTCATCTTTATTTATAATCCCCGAATGGTTCCTCACCAGTTGTTGCTAAACTATTAAAGGAGAGAAGTGATATTTTTCAAAGAATGGTAAGTTCTCACAAAGTGCCTTCTTCATTCTGGTCATTCAGAAGCAAACATACCTTACCTGCTATTGTTCACTTGAGAATAAGGAAAAACAGAGATGAAAAGATTAACTTCTGGAAGGTAGTACTCTATTTATTAATCAACATGAATTACTGTTAGCAAGAAAAGAAACATGAAGTAAAATCCCGCAGTTGCCAGCTAACAGATAACACAACGCTGAGTCCTCTTTACAAAAAGTAAGGAGAAAAAGCATGAATCAACACATTAAATTAACATCTTGGCTTTAGAATAAAAGCGAGGCCAGTAATGAGCTAAGCCATGTAGGCTTCAAACTTaagttttcttttcatttccagGTCTTGTGAAGATTTGATCTTATGTCAAGACACTATGTAGTCTGTAATATCAAAAGGCTTTGTGGTCACAAGTAAATGTAACTGATGCAGTTTGTCATACAGTATCCATGATCTGAGTAAaaagctgtgaaaaaaaaaagttgaagcAGTGGTAGCATATTCGAGAATTAGGACAAGCTATCCCAAGTGAAGGAtaatgatttttctttttttgagaaGCAGCAAGCCAGCCCAGTACAGTCCACTCTGTCCCTGTATGACCTTCAGTTCAAAGGTCATGACCTGTGAGCCACAGATGGTTTGCTTTCCCTCTAATTTGAGCAGTAGTGAATCATCCCCCAGTAGCTGGTGCTGTGGTTTACATCCATGGCGACATTGAACAGTGTTAGTTTGCGTCACATTCCtagtccagcccagcccagtctgGCACAGTCCAGTCCAGTATCCATCCAATCAGATGAAAGTTCATCTAATTTGCTATGGCAACAGCTGCTATGCCATGGAACCAGCCAGGCCTCCTTATAGGCACTTTTTGGTCTATGCTCAGCTCAACCAGTCCAGgtcatcgtcatcatcgtcgtcgtccTCACCAAACAGCGGGGCTGGGGGAGGTCTTCCCTTCAGGCTCTGAAAACATGGCAGACAGGAATGTATTAGTGAAAGGGGCAATGCCTACAGAAAATGAGACAAGTTGGCATTTTACCTCCATTTTAAGTCCAGAGAAGGTCTGTCCCATACAATATTTGTGTATAGTAACAAGGCAATAACGAGACAGTTTTAAAACTTATGGTGGATCATGACATGACTGGAATATTAAGCTTCCTTGACATGGGTAAAATGAACCACGCTGTTATTACAGTTCACTACACATTACAGTCACTAAACAAAAGGTCAATCTGTCTAGATGTCAATTTGTCTTTGGGATGATCAACATTGATTTTGTGACTATGACTACCACTGCCATTGAGTAAGTAAAGAAAtgtaagagggggggggaggggagtatGTGGAATCTGAGAGCCCCTCTGTGGCCCTGGCAGATTCTTCCTCACCAACTCGTCATCGTCCTCCTCTGtcggggtgggtgggggtttgACCGGGGCGGCTGTCTTGAAAAATGGCTTCCCTCCATtttcctctcttactccctcagTCAGACTGAGAGAGTAGCACAGTGAGGAAGGGATgcaggagggacagagggacagacagaggaaaagtCACAGATGGACATGGAGGACATAAGTCCACAGTAAGTATACAGAGAATCTGAAGAGTTCAGTGGAGAATAGACAGGCAGGGTGGGACTCAAGACATTGTTAAGAATTATAGACAGCATGCAGTCCAGACTGGGATGGGTTAGTGTTCTGATTGCAAAGCTATGTTATTGATTTAAAAAGACATCACAATGAAATTCATGATTATTTAATCAGAATGAACATGTCCTAATGTGCCAGGTAGTACCCATTCAAAAGACTTAATAGAACCACACAGTAAAATACAATGTGGGATCATCAACCTCCTTACTCCATGTATAAAAACTGGCAATGCTCATTTACTAGACTTTCCCCTTTCCCAGCATCTGCCTTTTGGGAATTGCGAATGAGCTGTTCCATATCCAAGTTGGACAGCTTTTCCTCTTATTGTACCTGTTGGGTGTGGCGGCCATTGAGTTTGCATGGCTGAcatttggtggtggtggtgggggttgagTGGGTGGTCCAGATCTGGTCTCCGTGACGACAGCTTCCCCAAGAGGATTGGCCACGTTCTCATTGTGCTTCTGGGTCTTCTCTTTAGGGCTGGCATCAGTAGGAGGGTCTGGCTTTAACCCTTCCTCAGAAACGAAGTGCTCTTGGGGTCTCGCCTTGTTTGGGTCTACAGTCTCTGTGgctctctggctgtctgtctggcagACAGCCGTTACAGTAGTGTCTGTAACTGTGACCTGATTGGTCACGATTTCTGTGACTGCTTCCTGGTCTGTGTGAACGGATACTTCCTTGTTCGCCTGGACgactccctcttcccctctctctggctgttcCACCTGCTTGTCAATCACCACAGCTTCTCTAGTCGCCTCAGGCACTTTCTCCTGCTCCCTTTCTGAAGGtgcactctcctcctcctcttcctcctccctctctgaaggtgcactcttctcctcctcttcctcctccctctctgaaggtgcactcttcttctcctccacatTCAGCACAttcctctctacctccttctcatcaatctctttttcttcgtcatcatcctcctctcttttcccatTCATCTGTGTGGTCGGTGACACTTTCTCCTCAGTCTCTTCtactttttcctcttcctcttcttcctcctcctcctcctcctcctcctccggttGGCTCTGTTCTGAGGAAGTCCTCTCACTTCTCGCAAGGAGTTGTAGAGTTACATTCTAGAAAAGGATGTCAGAGTAGTACATAATGCAAGAAGATACATCACCATGCGTTAGAAATGACCACAAAGTATAGTATACTACAACACTCGACTCTTCTACCCCTTAACAAGTTAATTTACATACTGGAAGATCATTGGGTCATAGTgttgagaggggtgtgtgggggagtgcATACCTTAATGGTGCTGACCAGAACACCTAGAATGAAACTGCCCGTGTAGGACTCGTGCAGGTCAAACTCCCCCCGCAGCGACTGGAACACTCCATTCATCACACGCTTCACCTGCGATCACAACACAAGGCCGGGAGTTTGTGTCAGACTTCCAacgcccacagacacagacatgggtAACAAGAACTAGAAAAAGATATCCTCTTGAGTTTGCATTATAGGGAACTCTCGATTTCCCCTGCATTCTCAATCCTAATGGATAGTGTGTGCAGATATATTGTTGCAGGCATATGGAAGGGCCCAGTCTCCCCACCTCTACCGCACTGTCTGCCTGCTCCGGCCTCTCCTGCTCCGGCCTCTCCTGCTGCGGCTCTACCAGACGCCTCTCCAGCTCTGCCACACGAGTCTCATACTGCTGCCTCATGGACACCGCTCGCCCCTCCAGAGCAGAGTACTTGGAGATGGTAGGAAGGCAAACAGAAAGTATGTCAAACAAGGAACAAATCCTTTGTGTAGCTATGTACAACTGTTTATACTTCTAGGAGGTCTTGTAGTGGAACACGGGAGATGGTCAGCATCAGCATGTAGAATGTGAgcgatgaagagtgtgtgtgtgcacaccttgTCTTTGAGGGCCTGCAGCTCGTCGCTTTGGTCCTGTTGCTGGAGTAGCCTCTGCTCCTCGGACTCCCGAGACTGCTTCAGCACCGTGAACTGTGGGAGGCAGAGGGGATGCACAGGTCAGCGCCTCAATGGCATGAAGCAGAGGACGTGTTTCCCCCTTCAATACCCATTATAGTTGTGTCTCAAGTGATGGAATGGgaatgggtgtgtgggtgtgtgggtgtgtgggtgtgtgggtgtgtgtgtgtcaatgttcaAACCTTGGGGCTGTTGACAAACCGTGAGTGTCTTTAGTTTGCAAAGTTTTGTGGAgctgtgtacgtttgtgtgtgtttgattgtgtatgACTAGGGACGTTTGTTTAGGTGTGTATACGTAAATGTAAGCAGTACCTTCTCCTGTAGTTGTGCGAATTTGACCTCCaagctgtctctctgctctgtgagtTCTGCCATTGCTCGAGCCTGCTGCTCTTTGGCTGAGGCCAAGGCCTGATCACACTTAGCCTGCCAttcctgctccagctcagcctgcaacTGGGTCAtctgcaacaaacaaacacacacacacacacacacacacacacacacacacacacacacacacacacacacacacacacacacacacacacacacacacacacacacacacacacacacacacacacacacacacacacacacacacacacacacacacacacacacacacacacacacacacaactttaacTAATCGTGATACTGAAGATCATAGATAGACCACCAATGTTACTAATACTTACAAGTGATCTATGCTAGGCACTGTACCCAGAAAAGAATTAGGGCttatcaatcaaatcaaatcgtCAATCAAGAGTAAATTATTTGGTTTAAAaggtttaaaaatgtttaaacgTGCATGTGTGATAAAATAAGCAGATAGAGCATACCGTGACcgaccgacacagacacacagacacacagacacacagacacacagacacacagacacacctgcccCTGGGCGGCCTGGTCAGTGCTGGTCCTGGCCTTGCGTAGTTGGATCCTCAGGTTGTCCAGCTCCTGCTGGCTGCTCCTGCgtacctcctccagctcctcatcGCAGCGCTCGCGCTCCGCCTGCCATTTCCTCTTCCTGTCCAACAtagtctgagaaacacacacacacacaatcagaccaCCATCACCGCTGATCAACAAACACCTCCTACTTTCTCCCCTTGTCAGACACACGTCAACGTCATAGTTACCATCTCTatacacattattacacatcaCTGAAGCGGCAACAGTCACTTGCCATTTTGTCTTCCTACATCATAGtgtcattcacacatacaggtTCCTATGCTTATCTGACATCATCAGTATACACCAGAcctcaaaatacaaaaaaacacacagtatcCCCGAAGAGGGATACAGATCCACAGCAACATCGCTGTGCCCTTATCATCTATGTGGTTCTcccgaacacagacacagatccaCAGCAACATCATTGTGCCCTTATTATCTATGTGGTGCTGCTCACTCTCTCCAGGCTGCCCTTCTCTGTCGTCACGTcctgcagctcctcctccacaccGCTGAGCTTCAGCTCCACCTCCTTGCGTTTCTGTTTCTCGGCTTTGTACTGAGTGTGGGCCCTTTCCCCTGTCTCCTTGaactctgtgtcacacacacacacacacacagaaacacacacacacacacacacacacacacgtattattCACCAAATCATACAGTTCTACACAAATGTTATCTACTTGTAATGTTGGTGGCCATGGAAACCCTTTCATCATTCCATACAAATGACCTTCCTGCCCGATAGACACCAAAGGTATTTGCATGTTTTCCACTGTCTATCTTATCTATCATTGTGAGTTTGTATAAGTTTATAACACCACAGATAGAGGACAACCCTCATctccaacacgcacacacacgcgcacgcacgcacacgcacacacacgcacgcacacgcacacgcacgcgcacgcacacgcacacgcacgcacacgcacgcacacgcacacaccttctAGCTGGGTCTGTAGGGTGGAGACCTGGCTGGCGTGTTGCTCTCGCTCCTGGTGAACCGCGTTTAGTTTAGCCTGCAGGGCGGCAGCCTTCTGCTGTTGACAGCTTGCTTCCAGCTGCAGCTCTGACACCCGTGCCGTGGAGCTCGCCAAATCTTCCGTCAAACGAGCCTGAGCGACAGCAGAGGGGGACAAAtgcagccagagagaaagagaccatgAAAGGGAGACGGAGaccgtgagaaagagagagaaagttgatATCTGGATTTGCTCATAGGCTCTGTATAAATGAAACACATatgacaatgaaaacaaaaaatactgtaaatacagtgtactaacaaaaaaaagaacactacACTAATGCTAACGGAACTAGGATGCTGGACTGTTACACGACAGCGATGAGCTCCCTGCCAATGGACTCAGGCTGAAGGTGATAATGACTGGGGGGCGGAGGGAAAATGAGAAAGTGTTAGAGACGGTTGCCAACATTTGAAATGACGGCCATGGAAGAAGGCCAAGACACGCACTGAGGAGagtggagatgatgatgatgatgatgatgatggtgatggtggggaaaacagaaagagagtgagaacacTCTGAGCCTCACCTGATCCAAACCCATGTCTGGTGGCATTGCATGCTGGGAAGAGAAAGCAGTCACTACTAAAGGCCCTACGACTggtcagagaagagagacagacagacagacagctaggaCAACACAACAGTAGCGTTTTTCCACATGAATGTAGTGGCGTTGCTCATCAATTGGTTGGTTGTTGATGGTTAGTTTCCAGATCAAACTTTATCTGCTTTATACGGGTCTTgatatacaaaaatacagatACACTATAGCAAGCGCCTTTAACTTTTAATAGATTACCTTTTTAATATCTGTAGTAATTACATGTAATTGCAATTTTGAATTACAGTCTTACAGATATCTTGGTCCTGACTAGTCAGAATTTCTGAAATGAAAATCCTGTTTTTTTATGACCTTTTATATGTTGAAAGGACTTGCCGTAGGTTACTGAAGATGATTAGCAACAACGGCGTATATAAACACGCCGCTGCATTTTCTCGTCTCTGGATGGCTGAGCCAATCACAGAAGATTTAGTATCTTCATCGCACCTGGGTGCAGTTTGGCTCTACTCGGGAGAAGGGCCATTTTGAGCGCGGTGCAGTTTGGCTCTACTAGGGAGAAGAGCAATTTTGGCACAGTTCAATGTAAATGGCAATGCAAATTAACTGCTCAACGCGGTATGTCCAAAAGTGGTGATGGAGAAACGGGCCAACATTACATCACAGACAGAAGTATTAATTGTGATCAACACAGGGGTGTTAGGTACTTTTCCTTTAGCCAGAGAACCAACAGGGTCCAAAGCCTCTGGGAAAAGTGAAGATGAATACTTTCAAAGGGTTGCCTGTGCACATGAAAGGAGGGGTGGCTTTGGGTCCTTCAGTATCAGAAGACCCACAGACCCACCAGTGGaaaacttcacttcacttcacttcacattAGGTTGATGAAACAAAATCTGGTGTGTCTGACGAGATTTTGCATCTCACAAAATGTCCAAATATaatgttatatattatatatacatatttgtgtTACTGCTATTTTTGATGGTGTACATTGACAACTTAAGGGCAAGCTTGGCATTATCAACCTCATTACCACAAGTATTCTCTTTCATACATTTAACACTGAAATTGAGTAGTTAACTGTACATAATTCTAAACACTGTAGTATTATAAATTGAAGGCAATCAATTTCACTGTGTGGTCCAACACAAACGACTGGTTTGTTTTTGGAAGATAAATGAGATGGTTGTGACCTTACACAAGCTGCAGTCAGTCATTTCCTCCCCAACGTTGACCAGGAGGGGCTAAGCCAGAACACTGTGCTGTGTTAACTGAAGTGGTACAGCACCTTGTACTGCTACTAGTTGCACTACTAGGAGCATCCCATTAGACACAGCTCTTACCTTATCTTGCTCTGCTTGCAGGACTCGAGCCTGGTTGTGCTCACTGGAGCTCTTCAAAGAGTCATTCCTCTGCTCCATCAGGACGTTGCTCTGTTCCATATACCTGCAGGGCACCACAGGTAAGCCACCACAGACTCCAGGCTGGAGTAGAATGTGCGACACAGACATTTCCTTGTGTACTGCCAAATTTTTCTACATTGTGTTTTTCCTCTCAGATCCTTTTTTCAGTCTAACCTCTGGTTCTGGTTGATGAGTTCTCCAATCTTGCGGTTTTGCTCTTCAATGCGCGTGCTCTTCTCAAAGACCTCCTTCTTCAAGCACTCATTTTCCTGTGTGAATGAGGAAACGGTCAATTTCTTAATATGAGATATTGGATACATCACTGAAATACACTAACTCAATTTAtcattcagtatttttttttttacctgtatTATTCTCTGAATGTTGTGCATGATCATGGACGTTTCCATGGAGACATTGGAGAAGCCAAGTGAGACTCCACCCTGCTTCTGGAGGTCATCCACCTGAGCagtgaaaaaaaatgtccatcAGTGAAGGGCAGTGAGCTACAACAGCAATGAACCTTTCATAATGTAATCTCTAATAACTGAATGACGTGACATCTTCACGCGTACCTTAGAAGCCAGCTGGTCAACTTTATCTGCAACTTTGCCGACAGACAATCgaatctctgtgttgtgttgccgAGCCTCTGTCATCAGGAACGATGTGACATCTCTGGGTCCTTAAAGAAACCCAATCAGAGAGACATGCAGTTAAGTTAAGGGTGGAGGAGACAAACTGAACTTTTGCTAACGGACAGAATCTAGAGCGAGGATGAGGGAATGGACAGCCCCTCTATGGGTAGCAATGCTGTTGTTAGTGTGGACTTACCCTGGTATGGTACTGCTTGACTTGCGTACATCTCACCGACAGGCTGCATGTGAGAGGGAGCCACAGACTGTGTGTAAGGGTACGGCTGAGAAAAATAAAAGCATTCATATGCTCTTAGTCAAGCAAggcaaatgggggggggggggcacacaggaacagaaaatacaagcaaacaaaaaaattaaaacaccaAAATAAATTAGAATGGAAATCATCTGTAATAAAGAGGAAGGTTGAATAAAGTGTGGATGCAGAACAAACTAGCGAGCTGGGGAAGccaacagaaacagaacagaaatatCGCTCTACCTGAAAAGCATGAAGGGAACCTGGCATCATGGGCTGAGGGGTggcagttgccatggtgactggCATCAGTGCTGCGGTAGGGTTTGCATGAGGATGTGATATCACTAAAGGAGAGAGCACATGCAGTTCAGGCCCAGTGGAAGATCAGGGCTATCCATGtcaattctgtttttttcccctttataAAGCAGGTTTAGCGTTCAAAAAGGCTACTTAGAAATGTTGTATACATATAATTTTAAACTTGGACTAAAAAGGTTCCGGACAGTTCGGCACATCTCATACAGATTTTGGTCAGATACAGGGAcccaaaaatggaaaaaaaatgtttgctaATTAAGAAAATGTACCGCTCAATAAGTATTAAAGATATTCCGGTAATATTTGTCTTCCTGCTGTTAAATACATTAGTATGGGGTTCTGTGCAGTCTCAAGGCCATAGGTGCCTTAATACATCAGAACCTGGCCTGTAAAGATGGCTCCTGAATGAAAATGTGAATACAGAATGTTTAATTTAGAGAATAGGCATTTACGCTCCTCTGTACTCTACGGCCCTGCATATTTCAtgagtacaagtgtgtgtgagtgagtgtatgactgaggcgagagagtgagtgagtgggagattGTGAGTGAGTGCTAATATTGTATAACATTGTACTCATTATGTTTTCATAGATTAACTGTAATGAAAATCAGTTCACATTTCCTAGACTTGATGGAACAGTTCATGTTATAAGCAACAGGTAGTCTACTATGAAACATACATTTTATTCTGCATTTTGGTGCAGGACAGTCAACACTGAAAGCTATGAAAAGGAATTTGTTTTCATGTAACAAATTCAGGATGCACATATTTGTTCACCAACTatttaattctattttatttttgtaagaaATAGTTCATTCATAAGTTCTAAAGTCTAACTACATTTCGAATTATACATATTTTGGGAGTTCGGTTACAGTGAATTTGAAATAAAAGTTTTGAAGTTCTGGAATAAAAATATATTCCTTCCATATTTAATATTCTACCTTTCATTTGTTAGGTGACTATTGGAATTTATTTATGTGAAATTTTAGAGGTGGCCACGAAAATGACATTGTTGTAAGGAATTTCATAaatctatttaaaaaataaaactttaagTTATTTACACTAGATTGTGTTCTCCTTTggaatttattaaaaaaatgtatattatgTGTCTCACATTCGATTTTCTATTTTGAAAACATTCTAAATTGGACATGTTCATTCAGGAGCCATCTTTATAGGCCAGTTTCTGTCAGGTTAACCCACCTATAGCCTTGAGACTGCACAGATACCCACAAATGTTTGTTATAAAATAAGAGAAAGAATATTAGTTGGATATTGTTAATATTTTTTGAGTAGTGGATGTTtagagttttgaaaaaaaaaaaaaggaatgcgTTTTTTCCCCAATTTTTGAGGGGCTGTGTCGGACACAAATAATATAGTATCCCAGTGGCTCTGATATTTGGGATTTCTCCCTGATGTATGTAATTATCAAAAATATATCTGCAGTGGGAACCCCTGGTTAACCTGCCATGGAATGTCCCATCAGTGTGGTCATCAGTTTTCCAGTAGGGGTTATGACTGTGAGAGACAATAACGCAGTTATGTGTCAGGGGCCTCACCGTGCATTGCGGCTGGAGAAGCTGCTGTGATCTGCACAGGCTGAGGAGAGGGTGCCACAGGATGCTCCTTCACCCGAGGCAcgctggggtcctggaggaaccAAACAGGGCAAATAAATCCATGCTCCTACAAGCATGCAGCAAACTCAGGCCTGGTGTGCATGATGTGAGGCATGCCTCCCTTGGATCTCCCTTtgcctctttccccctcccaaccccccaacccaccccaccccaccacgcCATGCCCatcccaccacaccacaccacaccatgccCATTGCCCCTCCCACCATGCCATGCTCATTGCCCATCCCACCATGCCATGcccattgccccccccccccatcttaaAAGAGCGCCTCACCTCCATTTCAGAGTCACTGGAGTCTGCGTGTGGGGACGATGCTGGACCAGCCAGGAAGGGCAGCATGGGCTGGCCCATTTTAGCCATGCGGGAGATTAGCCTGGCTTTGGTGACGTCAGGATTCTGGGTCTGATGAAAGAGAGTGAAGCGGATACGACTGCGGTGAGGTAACATCACTTCTCAATTACTAGCCAGACCGGAAACACActtaaaaagacaaataaaaagaaTGGATCTACATAGCATAGGTCCATGAATACCGCGAGTTGCATTTCACATTGTTGACACTTGTTAACCTTTTCACAAGTTTCAAAAACTGAACGTGCAACCATAACGTGAATTTCTTCTAAAATGCATGGCCCTTCATGAAAAAGTGAAACATAAAGAGTTACATACTGCAAACTGTTCACTGATGGAGTTGGACTTCACACGAAGGGGAGCATCTCTAGACAAAGCAACCAAATAAATAGAACAAGCAACGTAAGGCAAATGTTAATGTTTGCAGATAGCATGCTTGTTATACAAAACCACACAACTACAAGTACAAACATGTAGGAGTGATTCAACATTATTGCTCCTACCCTTGTTTAGCTGCAGCGGAGGCAGCAGGTAGGGGCTGGGCTGTGACTTCGGGCCCCAGACTCTCCACACTGGGGGCCGGCGATGGGGCGGCCGAGTCTCGAGATCCGATACTGACGCGCTCAGACCCTCCATCCTTGGCAAATTTCACCTGGAAAGAGCAGGAGAGCGAATGCAGAGCTTGAGAGAGTGCCttgaacacacagcagtctCATGGTATTTGTGGTCAGTGGTCAGAACAAAGaggtcacaaacaaacaacatgctGAGAAGACAGATCAGGGTATGGGATGACACGCTGTAAGGCGAACCAGTAAGTTCAGCCATACTGCTCAGAGACCTTAACATCCATTTTAATTCATATTTTACAAATTgagtttttattttacaaatacacattaaACTAAATGCCTTATTCTGCAGCTGTAAAGTGAAACCTCAAGATGTCTCCCCGAGGTGTTTAATCTTTGACATTCCCACAGTTGGGACAAAACTCTCCAAGTTGAACAACTGGACGATGGGCTTATAGTTTTCATAGGTGAACACAATGTGCCGTTCCTCACCCTTCTGATCTCTACTTCAAAGATCAGCGTGCTGTCTGCTGGCACACGGTTAAGCACTCCCTGTGAGCCGTACGCCTGGCTGGGGGGAACCACCAAGAGACGGCGTCCACCCTTCTTCATGCCTGCCATACCCTCTTCCCAGCCCTGGACGATGGTAGAGAGCCAGACGTTAGAGCAGAAGGTTGGACCAACATGGAGATGCATAAATGCAACAATGGTGCAACAGGCCGAGATGCACAGACTTACCTTGATGACCTTTCCCGTGCCTAGCTTCAGCCTCAGGAGCTTGTCTTTATTCAGATTCGAGTCAAACACCTGCAAggagcgcacgcacacacacacacacacacacacacacacacacacacacacacacacacacacacacacacacacacacacacacacgaattaCAGGGAACTGCTTCCAAAGTGAGCTGCAGGTACAGAAGGACTTTACACTCTACTCTCAAAGATGTGCGTACCGGTCCAATGGTGTGGTTCTGCAGCAGCCAGCCCGTGTAGG
Encoded here:
- the fkbp15b gene encoding FK506-binding protein 15 isoform X3 codes for the protein MDSNRERRERERARVRKIVSADARSNNILSGVVSINRTWGPSSRADPGIGPDLASLYSLRDNDYQWREIHGAKLASLFGLDQATSQGNDSFQYTAPKQPRKSSPNSGPPTQKSPPPTGTPAVLFATAVHAYRYVGGQYMKQGKLGAAVLGSHTTKEYKLLLYASQQKPVTSAKVHTGFVFTVQPCNYCTFYDDQRQNWSVMFESEKAALDFCKEVCLTKANSAAQLDAVVVQDLTLGEGQAVENGDSLEVAYTGWLLQNHTIGPVFDSNLNKDKLLRLKLGTGKVIKGWEEGMAGMKKGGRRLLVVPPSQAYGSQGVLNRVPADSTLIFEVEIRRVKFAKDGGSERVSIGSRDSAAPSPAPSVESLGPEVTAQPLPAASAAAKQGDAPLRVKSNSISEQFATQNPDVTKARLISRMAKMGQPMLPFLAGPASSPHADSSDSEMEDPSVPRVKEHPVAPSPQPVQITAASPAAMHVISHPHANPTAALMPVTMATATPQPMMPGSLHAFQPVGEMYASQAVPYQGPRDVTSFLMTEARQHNTEIRLSVGKVADKVDQLASKVDDLQKQGGVSLGFSNVSMETSMIMHNIQRIIQENECLKKEVFEKSTRIEEQNRKIGELINQNQRYMEQSNVLMEQRNDSLKSSSEHNQARVLQAEQDKHAMPPDMGLDQARLTEDLASSTARVSELQLEASCQQQKAAALQAKLNAVHQEREQHASQVSTLQTQLEEFKETGERAHTQYKAEKQKRKEVELKLSGVEEELQDVTTEKGSLERTMLDRKRKWQAERERCDEELEEVRRSSQQELDNLRIQLRKARTSTDQAAQGQMTQLQAELEQEWQAKCDQALASAKEQQARAMAELTEQRDSLEVKFAQLQEKFTVLKQSRESEEQRLLQQQDQSDELQALKDKYSALEGRAVSMRQQYETRVAELERRLVEPQQERPEQERPEQADSAVEVKRVMNGVFQSLRGEFDLHESYTGSFILGVLVSTIKNVTLQLLARSERTSSEQSQPEEEEEEEEEEEEEEKVEETEEKVSPTTQMNGKREEDDDEEKEIDEKEVERNVLNVEEKKSAPSEREEEEEEKSAPSEREEEEEEESAPSEREQEKVPEATREAVVIDKQVEQPERGEEGVVQANKEVSVHTDQEAVTEIVTNQVTVTDTTVTAVCQTDSQRATETVDPNKARPQEHFVSEEGLKPDPPTDASPKEKTQKHNENVANPLGEAVVTETRSGPPTQPPPPPPNVSHANSMAATPNSLTEGVREENGGKPFFKTAAPVKPPPTPTEEDDDELSLKGRPPPAPLFGEDDDDDDDDLDWLS